A stretch of Cydia splendana chromosome 7, ilCydSple1.2, whole genome shotgun sequence DNA encodes these proteins:
- the LOC134792175 gene encoding uncharacterized protein LOC134792175, with protein sequence MSSETLDPLLAACAESPARVNGRRPPASPLHPDACAEMRRQILYLQSQLEERDRLVRVLQAQMLRMSEGHEPRADDTCNVATQTDRLRPPMSSALTSSENSGLVSWNEQASGRKLPVYSEAQKTKRPVVNGTVKCQCGARKDEERRADAVQLKTNSRVGSKYLQALANSDSNRYVKRDSSVGEKTVRKSLYSTRSRSIENFHNQAYSSAEPLLAKNAVIEENMIKHHTSYGDLYNGRISSKESVNGNRHSPSLNGQSTDTDYSSDGGYKSLPSSINCNVYSPKKISGIPRRSIEQRFLSAKTVKASAV encoded by the exons ATGAGT AGCGAAACTCTCGACCCGTTGCTGGCCGCGTGCGCGGAGAGCCCCGCGCGCGTCAACGGGCGCCGGCCCCCCGCCTCCCCGCTGCACCCGGACGCCTGCGCCGAGATGCGACGGCAGATCCTCTACCTGCAG AGTCAGCTGGAAGAGCGCGACCGGCTGGTGCGCGTGCTGCAGGCGCAGATGCTGCGCATGTCGGAGGGGCACGAGCCGCGCGCCGACGACACCTGCAACGTCGCCACACAGACTGATCGG TTGCGGCCGCCGATGAGCTCGGCGCTAACGAGTTCTGAAAATTCCGGTTTAGTGAG TTGGAATGAACAAGCTAGCGGGAGGAAGCTGCCGGTGTACAGTGAAGCACAAAAGACTAAGAGGCCTGTAGTCAACGGGACCGTGAAGTGCCAGTGTGGTGCGCGGAAGGACGAGGAGCGGCGGGCGGACGCGGTCCAGCTCAAGACCAACAGCCGGGTCGGCTCCAAGTACCTCCAGGCCTTGGCCAACAGCGACTCCAACCGGTACGTCAAGCGGGATTCCTCCGTAGGGGAGAAGACGGTACGCAAGAGCCTATACTCGACCAGATCTCGTTCCATTGAGAACTTCCACAACCAAGCGTATTCCAGTGCGGAACCGCTGCTCGCTAAAAACGCAGTGATCGAAGAGAACATGATCAAACACCACACATCGTACGGAGACCTGTATAATGGTCGCATCAGCAGCAAGGAGAGTGTAAACGGCAACAGACACAGTCCTAGTTTAAACGGACAGTCCACCGACACGGACTACAGCTCTGACGGCGGGTACAAGTCCCTGCCGTCATCCATCAACTGTAATGTTTATTCGCCGAAAAAGATCAGTGGTATCCCCCGGAGGTCTATCGAGCAGAGGTTTCTTTCCGCCAAGACTGTCAAAGCGAGCGCTGTTTGA